TGCCGCTTCTCATCCCCGCCGAATCCGCAGCGCCGCGGCCGGTGTCCTCGACGCCCGCGGCATCCGTGCCAGCTCCGTCGCCGAGCACGCCGGTACCGAACGCGCCGGCCGTCGCCCAGACGGTCGTCGTTCCCTCTCTCGGCGCACTCGGAGAGTTCCTGACGGCGCTGCACGCAGGTGGGCTCGTCGCGGGAGACATCCGCTACGTCGACTCGCCGGCGGATCCGGACACGGTTATCGACGCCATGCCCGCGCCCGGTGAACAGGTCGCGGCGGGCACCGTGGTCGCGCTGACCGTCGCTTCGGGGGCGAACGTCGTACCCGCCGTGGCGGGCCTCACCCCCGTCCAGGCGCTCGAGGTCGTGCGTTCCGCGGGTTTCGACGCGCAGCTGGCGATCGTGACGTCGTCGGACCTCCCGCGCGATGTCGTGATCGGGACGGACCCCGCGACAGGGTCGCATCGCCTCGGCTCGACCGTGCGGATCGTCGTCTCGGCGGGGCCCGTGCAGCCGACCCCGAAGCCGACTCCGACCCCCGAGCCGACCCCCGAGCCGACGTCGACGGTTCCCGGGAATCCTCCCGACGGTGAGTGACTCGAACCCGTCCAGTCCGCGTTCATCTTTCAGACATGCGACGTGGCGGCTCGACGAGACCCGCGTTCATGACGCGGGCATAACTTCTGGATGCTGGCGGCTCGGGCCGGCCTGTGGGAGAGCGAGTCTGAGGCGTGAAGGGTCCGCGCATCATCGTCAAGCAATTGGCGTCATCACGGCATGTCCGCAAGTGGCGCGACCATTGCATGACAGCCCTTGGAGGGGCAACCGATCGATTCGGTCAAGAGTCCGCTGACGATCTCATCGTCTGGCAGCTGTCGTCGGCGAACAACCGGCCGCTGGCTCGCAGTACGCGTGCGTACGGAAGCTTCGAAGACGCGAATGACGCGGCCACGGCGATCCGCGCTCACGCGGGACAGATCACGTATCGCTCGCTGAAACTGACGTCGCGCTCCGAGTATGTGTGGATCGGGTCGCTGGACTCGCAGAGCGTGCTCATCTCCGCGCGCATCTACTCGACCGTCCGCGATGCGCGAGACTCCATCGTCGTCGTCTCGGGAGCGCTTCCGGATGCCACGGTCGAGTCGGCCGCACGCGCTCTGACGAGAGGCGCGCGATGACCGATGCATCCACCGAGGTCATCGAGACGCGCGCGGATGCCGCGACGGGCACAGCGTCTCCACGCTCCCTCGCGACGCGCGCTTCCGTTGCGGATGTCTGGTTTCGAGGGTTCCTGCGCGCGGCGGGAACCGCGACAGTCGGCATCATGCTCGCGGTCGGGCTGTTCCTCGCTCTTCGTGCGAGCGACGCTCTGTCGGTCGCGGGCTTCTCGTTCCTCACGACGGAGGAGTGGTCGCCGCAGACGGGCGAGTTCGGTGTCGCGGCGGTGCTGTTCGGCACCGTGACGATCGCTCTCGTCGCGATGTGCGTGTCCATCCCGCTCTCGGTGGGAACGGCGCTCCTCCTCTCGGAGGTGGTCCGTGGCCGACTCCGTCAGACGCTCATCTCGCTCGTCGATCTCATGGCGGCCGTCCCCAGCATCGTCTTCGGTCTCTGGGGACTGTTCTTCCTCCAGGCGGCGATCATCCCGGTGTCGCGCTGGATCTCGACGTACTTCGGGTGGATCCCGATCTTCGCCGTCACCGACCCGTCGGGGGCTCCGCTCACGGACGCGAGTGCGTTCACCTCGTCGGCGTTCATCGCCGGTGTCGTCGTGGGGATGATGGTCATCCCGATCCAGACCTCCGTCATGCGAGAGGCGTTCACGCAGGCGCCGCCGGGGGAGCGCGAGGGTGCGTACGCGCTCGGGTCCACGCGGTGGGGGATGATCCGCACGGTCGTGCTCCCGTTCGGTCGCGGAGGCATGATCGGCGGCACGATGCTCGGCCTCGGCAGGGCGCTCGGCGAGACGATCGCGGTGTATCTCGTCATCTCGCCGATCTTCACGATCAACTGGCATGTCCTGCAGACAGGCACCAACTCCGTGTCCGCGCTCATCGCCCTCCGGTACGGCGAGGCCAGCGCCTTCGGCCTGTCGGCGCTCATGGCGGCGGGCCTCGTGCTGTTCATCATCACGCTCATCGTCAACTTCTCGGCGTCGCTCATCGTCGCCCGTTCGCGCTCCGGCGCCGGTTCGGAGGCATGATGAGCACCGTTCTCGAACGCGAGAAGACGATGACTTCCGCGACATCCGCCGGGTGGACGGCGATCCCCGACAAGACAGGGATCGGCGTCGGCGAGCGCCGGCGCCTGCGCGGGATGTCGTTCGACGACACCTTCAACCTCGTGGGTGCGGGAGCTGCGGCGACGTGCACCGCGACGCTGCTCTTCGGATGGCTGACGCCGCTCACGGGGGTGGTCGGATGGATCGCGTTGTCCTATCTGCTGTTCCTCGGTCTCTACGTCGTGCTGACCTCGCTCCGCGCCGACCGCCAGGAGGTCGCCGACCGCGTCGTCACGGTGCTGCTCGTGTCCGCCGGCGTGACGCTGCTCGGTGCCCTCATCTTCGTGATCACGTTCACGATCATCCGAGGATCGAGTGCGCTTCTCCACCTCAACTTCTTCACCCAGACGCTCGAAGGCACCGGACCGCTCGATCCGCTGACCTCCGGTGGCATCCTTCATGCGATCGTGGGCAGTCTCATCCAGATCGGAATCGCGCTCGTCATCACGATTCCGCTGGGACTGGCGACCGCGGTCTTCCTCAACGAGGTCGGCGGGCGATTCGCGCGTTTCGTCAGGACGATCGTGGATGCCATGACGGCACTGCCATCCGTGGTCGCCGGGCTCTTCGTCTACGCGGCCGTCATCCAGCTCGTGACGCAGCAGCGGAACGGCTTCGCGGCATCCCTCGCGATCACGGTCATGATGCTCCCCATCGTCATCCGGGCATCCGACGTCGTCCTGCGCCTTGTCGCGAACAATCTGCGGGAGGCGGCGTACGCGCTCGGAGCCACTCGCGTGAGCACCGTGTGGCGCGTCATCCTCCCGACCGCCCGCTCGGGACTCATGACGGCCCTCATCCTCGGCACGGCTCGCGGTATCGGCGAGACGGCTCCGGTCCTGCTCACGTCGGGCGTGACGGCCGTTCTCAATCTCAATCCCTTCGAGGGCCCGATGATCTCGCTCCCGCTCGCGATCTTCGACCTCGTCAAGTCACCCGAGCCCGCCATGATCGCGCGGGGATTCGGTGCTGCCGCGGTGCTCCTGATCCTTGTGCTCGGACTCTTCCTGACAGCGCGAGCCATCGGCGGTCGCGGTCCCGGCGATCTGACGAACCGTCAGCGCCGCCGCGTCGCCGAGGCATCCCGACGCGACGCGGCGCGCATGTCGCGCCGAGAGTCCATCCCCGTCTTCCCGACGACTGAGGAGTCCCGCCCATGATCCGCCGTTCCCGCGCCCTGCGCGCAGCGCTCGCCGTCGCTGCCTTCGCCGTGGTCGCCTCTCTGATTCCCGGCAGCGCGACGGCCGCCAGCTCGTGGTACGCGATCGGCGGCAGCGGGTCGACCTGGTCCGAGAATGCGCTCAAGCAGTGGAGCGAGAACGCCAAGAACAACTACGGCATGACCGTCAACTTCAGTGGTCAGGGGTCGACGGCGGGGCGTACCGACTTCATCGCGGGCACCGTCGACTTCGCCGTGAGCGAGATCCCGTTCCAGACGAGTCCACAGGACGGCTCGCTTCCCGAGCGGCCGAGCCGCGGATACGCCTACATGCCGATCGTCGCAGGCGGCACATCGTTCATGTACAACCTCAAGATCGGCGGCAAGAAGGTCACGAACCTCCGTCTCTCCGGCGAGGTCATCACGCGGATCTTCACCGGCGAGATCCGGAAGTGGAACGATCCGGCGATCCAGGCGGACAACCCGGGGCTCGCGATGCCCGACAAGAACATCACGCCCGTGGTCAGATCGGACGGTTCTGGCACGAGCGCGCAGTTCACGCTCTGGATGTCGAAGCAGTTCGGCAACATCTGGCCGCACGGCATGACATCTCAGTTCCCCACTCCTGCGAACGGCAAGGCACAGGCGCAGTCGATCGGCGTCGCCGGATACGTCAGCCAGGACTATGGCGAGGGCTCGATCACGTATGTCGAGTACTCCTACGCGATCAATGCCGGATTCCCGGTCGCGAAGGTTCTCAACCGTGCCGGCTACTACATCGAGCCGACGTCCAACTCGGTCGCCGTCGCACTCCTCGGCGCCCAGATCAACAATGACGCCAACTCGCCCGACTACCTGACACAGAATCTCGACAACGTCTACAACAACGCCGACGCACGTACCTACCCCCTGTCGAGCTACTCGTACATGATCGTCCCGACCAAGGTCGAGGGGATCTTCAATAACGAGAAGGGCAAGACCCTCGGTGCGTTCACGCGCTACGTCCTGTGCGACGGCCAGCAGTACGCGTCGCGGTTGGGGTACTCGCCCCTGCCGCTGAACCTCGTCCTCGCCGGTTCGGAGCAGATCAAGCGGATCCCCGGCGCCGGGGGCACCGGCATCGACATCAACAACTGCAAGAATCCGACCTTCGCACCCGGCGACTCACCGGGGAGCAATCGTCTCGCCGCGTCGGCGCCGCAGCCCGCCGACTGCGACAAGCAGGGGCCGAACCAGTGCACGACGGGCACGGCCGGCGCCATCGACGAGACCCCGATCACGGGCGGCGGAGCCGGAGGCGGGTCCACCGACGGTGCGGCAACCGGTGGTGGCGGCGGGGGAGCGGCCGCTGCCGGTCCGGATGCCGTCAGCGCGACGGGCGATGCCGTGTACGACGAGACCGGCGCGCTGATCTCGGGCGGGGGCGCGCTGGCGGGTGGTGCCGTCTCCAGTCCCTTCACCCTCGCGGCGGATGGCATGGGTGCCCCGCAATGGATGATGCTGGCAGCCGGCGTTCTCCTCCTCGCCGTGATCATCGCGCCCGTTTTCGTGGCGCGGGGTCGAGGCGGGACAAGAGGCTCCCCGCCGGCGAAGTAGGCCTGTGGGCGAAGAGCGGCACACGACAGACGTCGGTGCCGCTCTTCGGCGTTCGCCGGACCTCATGAGGGCTTTGCCTCGGGCCGGGAGAACCGGGGAGATCACGGGGGGTTCCGACTACCAGGCGGCGCGGTCGCGTTGGGCAGTTGTTCATGGCGATTCCATCACCTGCCGTTTCGCTGTTACACGTTGCGCGATCTGGGGAGTGTCTGTGAAATCTGAAGCCGTTCGCCGAGGCGGCACGCTCCGGGCGATCTTCGTCGGGGTTGTCGTGATGGGAATCGTCCTCGTCGCGGGACTCGCTGTCGCTCCTGCCAGCCAGGCGGCAGTCGAAGACTCGTCGGCCGTCACCGTCACGGCGCAGGAGCAGGACCCCGACTGGAAGAACGCGCCGTTCCCCGATCTCGAACTGACGGTCTCGCAGACCACGGGTCTCGTCGATCAGGGCATCACGCTGACCTGGAAGGGCGGAAAGCGCTCGGGCTTCCCGGACAGTCAGAACGCGGGATCGAACTTCCTCCAGATCATGCAGTGCTGGGGAGACGATCCCGCAGGGGGGCCCGATCGCACGACGTGCCAGTACGGTTCGACGTTGACGGCAGGCAACACGCGCGACAACTTCGTCCCTGCAGGCAGCGCGGCACCCGAGGATGCCGCCTACACCGCCCCCGGGGCGGGTTCTTTCGGGTCGGACTACGTTTCGATCCCCTTCCGATCCGTCACGGGAACGACCGTTGCGAGCGTCGTCGACGGCAAGCAGAACGTCGCTGTCGATGTCAACACGAATGAGTTCTTCACGCGACTGTCCACCAACGAACTTCCCTGGGCGGGCACCGGCGCCGACGGCACCGGCCGCGTCGGATTCGAGCTGCAGACGGGGCTGCGGGCGCCCGGGCTGGGGTGCGGCGCGCCAACGGGAGACGGAGCTGATGCCGAGGGTCGGTCCTGCTGGCTCGTCGTCGTCCCGCGCGGCACGGCGGATGCCGGAGAGCAGGGAAACATCCTCTCCGGACTCTTCTGGAACAACTGGAAGCACAAGCTCGCCGTGAAGCTCGACTTCCGTGCGCTCGGTGTGAGGTGCCCGATCGGCGCCGCTGAACGACAGGTCGCCGGCAGCGAACTCGCATCCCACGCGATCGCGTCGTGGCAGCCGTCTTTGTGTTCCGTCGAGGACGGCTCGATCTACTCGCTCATCACGACGAACGAGTCCGACGCCCTCCTCGACGCGAATGTCCGCGATACGGCGAGTGCCCTCGCGCTGGCCAGTCGCTCGCTCGGCGACGCGGAAGCCGACCGGCTCCGGTACGCGCCCATCGGTCTTGCCGGTATCGCCGTCGGCTTCGCGATCGACCGGTCCCCACTCAGCACGGACGTCCCCGACGACGTTCGCAACCGTGCACGCCTGCCGTTCGAGCGCGTCAAGCTCACGCCGCGCCTCATCGCGAAGCTCCTGACGTACTCGTACCGCGATTCGCTCCCCGCGGGTGCCGACCGATCCCACATCGGCTACGTCGACAGCGCGAACCCCGGCGACAATCCGCGCAACGTGACGCGCGACCCCGACTTCCTCGCGATCAACGACGAGGAGTGGAAGTACCAGGGGCTGCAGAGTTCGGCCCTGGCGGATCTGCTGATCCCGCAGGGCCGATCGGATGCCGCGTGGGCGGTGTGGCAGTACGTCATCGCCGACGATGAAGCCCGACGCTTCCTCGAGGGTGAGCCGGACCCGTGGGGAATGGTCGTCAATCCCTGGTTCGCGACGACCGCGGAAGAGAACCTGAGCGGAACCGCGCTCACACTCCCGCGCGACAACTTCCCCAAGGCGGACCCGATCGAAGTCCCTGCCGCCGGGGGAGCCGGGGCCATCAACCTCGTCACGTGGCGGCCCTACACGGGCGGCCTCGCGCAGAGCGCCGTCCTGACGCTCCGGGGGGACGGGCAGACGCTCGGGACGTGGGACCCGAACTCGATCCCGCCGCGCTACGCGAAGAACCCTCGGGAGCTACCGGGCGGACAGCGCGTCGTCGGGCTCACCGACTGGGCGTCGGCGTCGCGGTATCAGGTGCTCACCGCCGAACTCCGCAATCCTGCAGGGCAGTTCGTGGCACCGACGACGGAGAGTCTCGAAGCCGCCGCGGCGGCGATGACGCGGGATCCGCAGCAGGATCAGGTCGTCGCGCTCGACCCGCGGTCGGCCGAGGCCAAAGCGGCGACGTCGGCCTACCCACTCGCGATGCCGGTCTACGCCGCCTCCCGGGTCGACCTTCCCGACGCCGACCTGCGTGGTTCCTTCGCTCAGTTCATCCGCTACGCCGTCGGTCCCGGGCAGGAGCCCGGCGAAGGTCTCGGCCAACTCCCGAGCGGCTACGCGCCGATCCCCGAGTCGTGGCGAGACCAGGCGCTCGCGGCTGCGGCAGCGATCGAGACCGGTCCGGTACCGACCACCTCGCCTGCTCCCGTGCCGCCGACCGCGGTCTCCCTCCCGGCCGGACAGGGCGCCGCCGCGGGCACGGTGCCGCCCGCCGCGACCGCGGCCGTCGTCGGTCAGCCCGCCGCCGAGGGAGACGCCGTCACGGTGCTGTCCGGCCCGCCCTCCGCACCGGACGCCGATCTCGGCGCGTTCGGGGCCGTCGTTCCCCTGAGCGCCGGGGCCGGCGTCGCCGCCACGGCCGTCGCGCTCGTCTTCTCGCGTCGCAGAGTCATCTGACGCCGCTCCACGACTCACTCCTCCGCACCATCACCCCACCCAACAAGACAGGGAAACGCATGAAACTCTCCAGGAAGCTCATCGCGGCCGGTGCCGCACTGGGCATCGCCGTCGCCGGTGTCGTGGCAGCTGCCCCGGCCAACGCGGAACCCGTTTCGGACAGCTACGTGCTGGTCGGGTCGGACACGCTGCAGGACATCGGGAACGCCCTCGCCAACGGAAGCCGCAACAACCCCGCCAACGCGCTCGTGCGTGTCACGGCCGGCGCGACGCGCATCGGCTCGTTCGATGCCTTCGGCTCCGCGGTCATCCAGACCAAGGAGAACGGTCCGTACTTCCCGCGCCCGAACGGCTCGGGCGCAGGCGTCAACGCTCTCATCGCCTCCATCAACAACACGACGTACCTGACCAGCGCCAGCCCGATCGGCGGCCAGGTCGACATCGCGCGGTCATCGTCGAGCGCCGGCTCGAACGCCAACGCCGCCGGCGATCTGCTGTACGTCCCGTTCGGCCGCGATGCCCTCGGCTACATCTACCGTGTCGACCCGGCATGGAGCCAGAGCACGAAGGACGCCTTCGCGGCATTGAGCTTCGCGCAGATCAAGGACATCTACGAGGGCAACGTCACCACGATCGGTGGACAGACGGTTCGTCCGCGTCTGCCGCAGTCGGCGTCGGGCACGCGCTCCTCGTTCATCAGCAAGATGGGTCTCACGGGGTCGCCCTCCACCGTCCCCGCTGCCGACAACACGCCTCAGGGACCGCCGGAGAACGACGCGACCGTCCTCACGCAGCCCGGCGAGATCATCCCCTTCTCCGCGGCGAACTGGGTCGCACAGGCCAACGGTGCATCGGCGACCAACACGACCACGACGGCGAACGTGTCCTACGGCAACGCGGACGGCCTGACGCCCTTCACGGTCTCGTCCGGCAAGCTCGTTCCCGGAGCGGCCTACTACGCCTCGACCTGGGGTCGCGACACGTACCTCGTCGTCGAGTACGCCCGCACCGTTGCCACCTACCCGTCGGGCCCCAACGCGGGTCAGCCGAACCCCCGCTACGACGCGAAGCTCACGGCGCTGGTCAACCCCACGGGTGCCGGCCAGACGAGCCTCGTCACGAACGCCGCCAGCGGCTCCAGCGTCGGCGCCGTCAAGCGCTCGTACGGCTTCCTGGCTCCCGCGAGCACGACTCCGGTCCGCTCGCACCCCAACGTCTACGCCGACTCGGTGTGGCCGGGCGTCTGAACTGTCTCGAACTGAATACCGGAAAGGAATTCACTCAATGAACGTCTCCATCAAGAAGCGCGTCCTCGTCGGGGTGGCCGCCATGGCCGCGCTCGGCCTGGTTCTCGCGCCCGCGACGGCTGCCACCGCAGCCCCGCTCGACAACGGCTCGGAGTTCCCGATCTACCTCGTGGATGCCGACACCGAAACGACCATCGCAGGGCAGACCCTGCAGTGGGACTCCGTCGTGTCCGCTGTCGCCAACCTCGAGAGCCCCTACGACCGCTTCCCCGCG
This genomic stretch from Microbacterium sp. SLBN-146 harbors:
- a CDS encoding substrate-binding domain-containing protein, which translates into the protein MKLSRKLIAAGAALGIAVAGVVAAAPANAEPVSDSYVLVGSDTLQDIGNALANGSRNNPANALVRVTAGATRIGSFDAFGSAVIQTKENGPYFPRPNGSGAGVNALIASINNTTYLTSASPIGGQVDIARSSSSAGSNANAAGDLLYVPFGRDALGYIYRVDPAWSQSTKDAFAALSFAQIKDIYEGNVTTIGGQTVRPRLPQSASGTRSSFISKMGLTGSPSTVPAADNTPQGPPENDATVLTQPGEIIPFSAANWVAQANGASATNTTTTANVSYGNADGLTPFTVSSGKLVPGAAYYASTWGRDTYLVVEYARTVATYPSGPNAGQPNPRYDAKLTALVNPTGAGQTSLVTNAASGSSVGAVKRSYGFLAPASTTPVRSHPNVYADSVWPGV
- the pstS gene encoding phosphate ABC transporter substrate-binding protein PstS, giving the protein MIRRSRALRAALAVAAFAVVASLIPGSATAASSWYAIGGSGSTWSENALKQWSENAKNNYGMTVNFSGQGSTAGRTDFIAGTVDFAVSEIPFQTSPQDGSLPERPSRGYAYMPIVAGGTSFMYNLKIGGKKVTNLRLSGEVITRIFTGEIRKWNDPAIQADNPGLAMPDKNITPVVRSDGSGTSAQFTLWMSKQFGNIWPHGMTSQFPTPANGKAQAQSIGVAGYVSQDYGEGSITYVEYSYAINAGFPVAKVLNRAGYYIEPTSNSVAVALLGAQINNDANSPDYLTQNLDNVYNNADARTYPLSSYSYMIVPTKVEGIFNNEKGKTLGAFTRYVLCDGQQYASRLGYSPLPLNLVLAGSEQIKRIPGAGGTGIDINNCKNPTFAPGDSPGSNRLAASAPQPADCDKQGPNQCTTGTAGAIDETPITGGGAGGGSTDGAATGGGGGGAAAAGPDAVSATGDAVYDETGALISGGGALAGGAVSSPFTLAADGMGAPQWMMLAAGVLLLAVIIAPVFVARGRGGTRGSPPAK
- the pstC gene encoding phosphate ABC transporter permease subunit PstC, whose product is MTDASTEVIETRADAATGTASPRSLATRASVADVWFRGFLRAAGTATVGIMLAVGLFLALRASDALSVAGFSFLTTEEWSPQTGEFGVAAVLFGTVTIALVAMCVSIPLSVGTALLLSEVVRGRLRQTLISLVDLMAAVPSIVFGLWGLFFLQAAIIPVSRWISTYFGWIPIFAVTDPSGAPLTDASAFTSSAFIAGVVVGMMVIPIQTSVMREAFTQAPPGEREGAYALGSTRWGMIRTVVLPFGRGGMIGGTMLGLGRALGETIAVYLVISPIFTINWHVLQTGTNSVSALIALRYGEASAFGLSALMAAGLVLFIITLIVNFSASLIVARSRSGAGSEA
- the pstA gene encoding phosphate ABC transporter permease PstA; amino-acid sequence: MSTVLEREKTMTSATSAGWTAIPDKTGIGVGERRRLRGMSFDDTFNLVGAGAAATCTATLLFGWLTPLTGVVGWIALSYLLFLGLYVVLTSLRADRQEVADRVVTVLLVSAGVTLLGALIFVITFTIIRGSSALLHLNFFTQTLEGTGPLDPLTSGGILHAIVGSLIQIGIALVITIPLGLATAVFLNEVGGRFARFVRTIVDAMTALPSVVAGLFVYAAVIQLVTQQRNGFAASLAITVMMLPIVIRASDVVLRLVANNLREAAYALGATRVSTVWRVILPTARSGLMTALILGTARGIGETAPVLLTSGVTAVLNLNPFEGPMISLPLAIFDLVKSPEPAMIARGFGAAAVLLILVLGLFLTARAIGGRGPGDLTNRQRRRVAEASRRDAARMSRRESIPVFPTTEESRP